The proteins below are encoded in one region of Tolumonas auensis DSM 9187:
- the lolB gene encoding lipoprotein insertase outer membrane protein LolB: MKLLQHLTLIFCLLILTACSSRQQQPDNTNWRQQREKLESVTHWTISGKLAIITPEKKGSVRIRWQQNGDDYHLNLTSLLGTRVMEMRKTGEQIVIIDDKGQEYRGTDAEYLVYRLTGWQMPVYKLPMWIKGLPGDTDYQINPNGQVTQIKTAQWQMQYQTYQPVDGWMMPENITFKGQQTELRLVINEWKLAK, encoded by the coding sequence GTGAAACTATTACAACACCTGACACTGATTTTCTGCCTGCTGATACTGACCGCCTGTAGTTCCCGTCAGCAGCAACCGGATAACACCAACTGGCGCCAGCAACGTGAAAAGCTGGAGTCAGTCACCCACTGGACCATTTCCGGCAAACTCGCCATCATCACGCCGGAGAAAAAAGGCTCGGTACGTATTCGCTGGCAGCAGAATGGTGATGACTATCATCTTAACCTGACCAGTTTGCTCGGTACCCGGGTCATGGAAATGCGAAAAACCGGCGAGCAGATCGTTATTATCGACGATAAAGGGCAGGAATACCGCGGAACAGATGCTGAATATCTGGTTTATCGTCTGACCGGCTGGCAAATGCCGGTCTACAAGTTACCGATGTGGATAAAAGGACTGCCCGGAGATACTGATTATCAGATCAACCCGAACGGTCAGGTTACCCAAATCAAAACGGCTCAGTGGCAAATGCAATATCAGACATATCAGCCTGTTGACGGCTGGATGATGCCGGAAAATATCACGTTTAAAGGTCAGCAAACCGAATTACGTCTGGTGATTAATGAGTGGAAACTGGCAAAATAA
- a CDS encoding ABC transporter ATP-binding protein, which produces MLALDIHQLRKTYQGGVEALKGIDLAVEEGDFYALLGPNGAGKSTTIGIISSLVNKTSGSVKVFGYDIDTHLEDAKSQIGLVPQEFNFSQFEKVEQIVVQQAGFYGVPRKIAEERAEKYLTQLDLWEKRDKQARTLSGGMKRRLMIARALMHEPKLLILDEPTAGVDIEIRRSMWQFLQKLNAEGVTIILTTHYLEEAEMLCRNIGIIDKGRIVENTSMRNLLSKLQVETFLLDLDRPAAGIQLAGFKSHPAGEQSLEVEIQKSDGLNGVFEQLNNQNVKVLSMRNKANRLEELFVSLVEKGRQA; this is translated from the coding sequence ATGCTTGCTCTCGATATTCATCAATTACGCAAAACCTATCAGGGAGGCGTTGAAGCCCTGAAAGGGATTGATCTTGCGGTGGAAGAAGGTGATTTTTATGCCTTGCTTGGCCCGAATGGCGCAGGAAAATCCACCACCATTGGCATCATCAGCTCACTGGTCAATAAAACTTCCGGTTCTGTCAAAGTTTTTGGCTATGACATAGATACACACCTGGAAGATGCCAAGTCACAGATTGGCTTGGTACCGCAGGAGTTTAATTTCAGCCAGTTCGAGAAAGTTGAACAAATTGTGGTGCAACAGGCCGGTTTCTACGGCGTTCCCCGTAAAATTGCGGAAGAAAGAGCGGAAAAATACCTGACTCAACTCGATTTATGGGAAAAACGGGATAAACAGGCACGCACCTTGTCCGGTGGTATGAAGCGTCGCCTGATGATTGCCCGTGCACTGATGCATGAGCCGAAACTGCTGATTCTGGACGAACCAACGGCAGGTGTGGATATTGAGATCCGCCGTTCGATGTGGCAATTCCTGCAAAAACTAAATGCAGAAGGCGTCACCATCATTCTGACTACCCATTATCTGGAAGAAGCCGAGATGCTGTGCCGTAACATCGGCATCATCGATAAAGGCCGGATTGTGGAAAACACCAGCATGCGTAATCTGCTGAGTAAATTGCAGGTTGAAACTTTCTTGCTGGATTTAGATCGTCCGGCTGCCGGTATTCAGCTGGCTGGTTTTAAATCTCATCCGGCAGGTGAGCAAAGTCTGGAAGTTGAAATTCAGAAAAGTGATGGCCTGAATGGCGTGTTTGAGCAATTGAATAATCAGAACGTCAAAGTGCTGAGTATGCGCAATAAAGCCAACCGGCTGGAAGAATTGTTTGTTTCATTAGTAGAAAAAGGACGTCAGGCATGA
- the hemA gene encoding glutamyl-tRNA reductase, which translates to MHHLFVLGVNHKTASLSLRERVAFGPERIDDALTALTSVPGVREGVILSTCNRTELYCAVDSGASEEVALWLSRFQHLSDDELQPALYQMQDAEAVRHLMRVAAGLDSLVLGEPQILGQVKQALDTASKQGSVKGLLNRLFQRTFSVAKRVRTETEIGAYGVSVAYVAVTLARQIFGDLSQVKVLLIGAGETIELVGQHLYGQSVSQMTVANRTLLRAQAIAGAWQADVITLNEIPQVLPDVDLVISSTASPLPILGKGMVERALKQRRNKPMLLIDIAVPRDIEEEVGELSDAYLYTVDDLQSIVAENQRHREHAARQAEQIVQDEREQFMNWFRSLSAQTQVRTYRQQADAIRQEQLSQALRKLEQGEDAAAVLAEFSERLTNKLIHAPTEALRQAGEAGDKTSLSLLSQALQLDEKN; encoded by the coding sequence ATGCATCATCTGTTTGTGCTGGGGGTAAACCATAAAACGGCGTCATTATCATTGCGTGAACGGGTAGCCTTTGGTCCGGAACGTATTGATGATGCTTTGACGGCGTTAACATCGGTTCCCGGTGTCAGGGAAGGGGTGATTCTTTCCACCTGTAATCGCACTGAACTTTACTGCGCTGTTGATAGCGGCGCCAGTGAAGAGGTTGCGCTATGGCTGTCGCGTTTCCAGCATCTGAGTGACGATGAATTACAGCCAGCGCTGTACCAGATGCAGGATGCTGAGGCGGTGCGTCATCTGATGCGTGTCGCAGCCGGACTGGATTCACTGGTGCTCGGTGAACCGCAGATATTAGGTCAGGTAAAACAGGCGCTGGATACTGCCAGTAAGCAAGGATCGGTCAAAGGGCTTTTAAACCGGTTGTTTCAGCGGACTTTCAGTGTGGCAAAGCGAGTTCGAACCGAAACAGAGATCGGTGCCTATGGTGTGTCTGTCGCTTATGTGGCCGTCACGCTGGCACGGCAGATTTTTGGTGATCTCTCTCAGGTAAAAGTCTTGCTGATCGGTGCCGGGGAAACCATTGAGCTGGTTGGACAACACTTGTATGGGCAATCGGTATCGCAAATGACGGTTGCTAACCGTACGTTATTGCGGGCGCAGGCGATAGCCGGTGCCTGGCAGGCTGATGTGATCACTTTGAATGAGATCCCGCAGGTATTACCGGATGTTGATCTGGTGATCAGTTCGACCGCCAGTCCGTTGCCAATACTGGGTAAAGGCATGGTAGAGCGGGCACTGAAACAGCGCCGTAATAAACCCATGTTGCTGATTGATATTGCGGTTCCCCGTGATATTGAAGAGGAAGTCGGCGAGTTATCCGATGCTTATCTGTATACGGTTGATGATCTGCAAAGCATAGTGGCTGAAAATCAGCGCCATCGGGAACATGCGGCCCGGCAGGCTGAGCAGATAGTGCAGGATGAACGGGAGCAGTTCATGAACTGGTTCCGTAGTTTGTCAGCGCAAACGCAGGTGCGTACTTACCGTCAGCAGGCCGATGCGATTCGTCAGGAACAGTTATCGCAGGCATTACGCAAACTCGAGCAAGGTGAAGATGCGGCAGCGGTGTTAGCCGAGTTCAGCGAACGGCTGACCAACAAGTTAATTCATGCTCCGACGGAAGCGTTACGTCAGGCAGGTGAGGCCGGAGATAAAACCTCACTGTCATTATTGAGTCAGGCACTACAGCTCGACGAAAAGAATTAA
- a CDS encoding ribose-phosphate pyrophosphokinase, protein MPDMKLFAGNATPELAQKIADRLFTKLGSAAVGRFSDGEISVQINENVRGSDVFIIQSTCAPTNDNLMELIVMVDAMRRASAGRITAVIPYFGYARQDRRVRSSRVPITAKVVADFLSSVGVDRVLTVDLHAEQIQGFFDVPVDNVFGSPVLLEDMKSRQLEDPVVVSPDIGGVVRARAIAKLLDDTDIAIIDKRRPRANVSQVMHLIGDVANRDCIIVDDMIDTGGTLCKAAEALKERGAKRVFAYATHPIFSGLAAKNIAESVIDEVIITDSIPLTDEIRALGKVKQLTLAPMLAEAIRRISNEESISAMFEH, encoded by the coding sequence GTGCCTGACATGAAGCTGTTTGCCGGTAACGCCACACCGGAATTAGCGCAAAAGATTGCCGACCGTCTCTTCACTAAACTTGGCAGTGCAGCCGTAGGTCGCTTCAGCGATGGAGAGATCAGCGTACAAATCAACGAAAATGTACGTGGTAGTGATGTATTCATCATTCAATCAACCTGTGCCCCTACCAATGACAATCTGATGGAACTGATTGTTATGGTCGATGCGATGCGTCGTGCATCCGCAGGTCGTATTACTGCGGTAATTCCTTACTTTGGCTATGCTCGTCAGGATCGTCGTGTACGTTCTTCACGTGTACCAATTACAGCTAAAGTTGTTGCTGATTTTCTGTCCAGCGTCGGTGTTGACCGCGTATTGACTGTTGATTTGCACGCTGAGCAGATCCAGGGCTTCTTTGATGTGCCTGTTGACAACGTATTCGGTAGCCCGGTTCTGCTGGAAGACATGAAATCACGTCAACTGGAAGATCCTGTGGTTGTATCTCCGGACATCGGTGGCGTAGTGCGTGCCCGTGCTATCGCTAAACTGCTGGATGATACTGACATTGCGATCATCGACAAACGCCGTCCACGCGCCAACGTCTCTCAGGTTATGCACCTGATTGGTGATGTAGCGAATCGTGACTGCATTATCGTTGATGATATGATCGACACTGGCGGTACATTGTGTAAGGCAGCTGAAGCTCTGAAAGAGCGCGGTGCAAAACGTGTATTCGCATATGCAACCCACCCAATCTTCTCTGGTCTGGCAGCAAAAAATATTGCTGAATCAGTCATTGATGAAGTGATTATTACTGATTCTATTCCGTTGACCGATGAAATTCGCGCTCTCGGTAAAGTGAAACAGCTGACCCTGGCTCCAATGCTGGCAGAAGCTATTCGCCGTATCAGCAACGAAGAATCTATCTCTGCAATGTTTGAACATTGA
- a CDS encoding sucrose-specific PTS transporter subunit IIBC, with the protein MNVTSVANELIPLLGGKENIVSAAHCATRLRLVLQDDNKINKSAIEQVDGVKGCFSNAGQIQIIFGTGIVNKVYAAFTAVAGISQASEGDVKKLATQKLNIVQRAARTLSNIFVPIIPAIVASGLLMGTLGLVRTYGWANPDSAIFIMLDMFSSAAFIILPILIGFTAAREFGGNPYLGATLGGILTHPALTNAWTVGSGFKTMDFMGIDVAMIGYQGTVFPVLIAVLFMSHLEKQLRRVIPDSLDLILTPFLTVVITGFVSLLFIGPAGRGLGEGITFVLTTLYEHAGWLAGLLFGGTYSAIVITGIHHSFHAIELGLLADKSVGVNFLLPIWAMANVAQGGACLAVYFKTKDARIKSIAVPAGLSCLLGITEAAIFGINLRFVKPFLAALAGGALGGAWVVASKVGMTAVGLTGIPGIAIVQSSSVLTYIIGMVIAFGAAFAIATVLRYNTDAE; encoded by the coding sequence ATGAATGTAACTTCTGTAGCAAATGAGCTGATCCCATTACTGGGCGGCAAAGAGAATATCGTCAGTGCAGCACACTGTGCAACACGTTTACGTCTGGTTTTGCAGGACGATAACAAAATTAATAAAAGCGCCATCGAACAGGTTGACGGCGTAAAAGGCTGCTTCAGTAATGCGGGACAAATCCAGATCATTTTTGGTACCGGCATCGTAAACAAAGTCTATGCCGCTTTTACTGCGGTTGCGGGTATCAGTCAGGCCAGTGAAGGTGATGTGAAAAAACTGGCAACACAGAAACTGAACATCGTGCAACGCGCGGCCCGTACGCTGTCGAACATTTTCGTGCCTATCATTCCGGCAATCGTGGCATCGGGTCTGCTGATGGGAACACTGGGTCTGGTACGGACTTACGGCTGGGCCAACCCTGACAGCGCTATTTTCATCATGCTGGATATGTTCAGCTCGGCGGCATTTATCATTCTGCCAATTCTGATCGGCTTTACTGCGGCACGTGAATTCGGTGGTAACCCGTATCTGGGTGCAACACTGGGGGGGATCCTTACCCATCCGGCGCTGACTAACGCCTGGACCGTCGGTAGCGGTTTTAAAACGATGGATTTTATGGGTATTGACGTAGCCATGATCGGCTACCAGGGTACAGTCTTCCCGGTATTGATCGCAGTATTGTTCATGAGCCATCTGGAAAAACAACTGCGTCGCGTTATTCCGGATTCATTAGATCTTATCCTGACTCCGTTCCTGACAGTTGTGATCACCGGGTTTGTTTCTCTGCTGTTCATTGGCCCTGCTGGTCGTGGGCTGGGTGAAGGTATCACTTTCGTTCTGACAACCCTGTATGAGCACGCTGGCTGGTTAGCAGGTCTGCTGTTCGGCGGTACTTACTCAGCAATTGTAATCACTGGTATCCACCACAGCTTCCATGCAATTGAACTCGGTCTGCTGGCGGATAAGAGCGTAGGTGTTAATTTCCTGCTGCCAATCTGGGCTATGGCGAACGTGGCGCAAGGTGGTGCTTGTCTGGCCGTTTATTTCAAAACGAAGGATGCCCGGATTAAATCTATCGCGGTTCCGGCGGGTTTATCTTGCCTGCTCGGTATCACTGAAGCCGCCATTTTCGGTATTAACCTGCGCTTTGTGAAGCCATTCTTGGCAGCACTGGCCGGTGGTGCATTGGGTGGTGCCTGGGTTGTTGCCAGCAAAGTCGGTATGACTGCGGTGGGTCTGACCGGTATCCCTGGTATCGCGATTGTGCAATCCAGCTCAGTACTGACCTATATCATCGGTATGGTTATCGCGTTCGGTGCAGCCTTTGCTATCGCTACCGTACTGCGCTACAACACGGACGCAGAATAA
- the hpt gene encoding hypoxanthine phosphoribosyltransferase: protein MKHRIDVMIPEDELQAKVAELGRQITAHYQGTSELVLIGLLRGSCLFLADLSRHIDLPVSLDFMTASSYGNSTTSSREVRVLKDLDDEIKGKDVLIVEDIIDSGFTLSKIRDIIGLREPKSLAICTLLNKPARREVQVPVEWTGFTIPDEFVVGYGIDYAQLYRNLRFIGKVIPQE, encoded by the coding sequence ATGAAGCACAGAATTGATGTGATGATCCCGGAAGATGAATTACAGGCCAAGGTGGCAGAGCTGGGGCGTCAGATCACCGCGCATTATCAGGGAACCTCTGAACTGGTGCTGATCGGATTATTGCGTGGTTCCTGCCTGTTTCTGGCTGATTTGAGCCGGCATATCGATTTACCGGTCAGTCTCGATTTCATGACCGCGTCCAGCTATGGCAACAGCACCACCTCTTCCCGTGAAGTGCGGGTACTGAAAGATCTGGATGATGAGATCAAGGGCAAAGATGTCCTGATCGTGGAAGACATCATCGACAGCGGTTTTACCTTAAGCAAAATCCGCGACATCATCGGTCTGCGTGAGCCTAAATCGCTGGCTATCTGTACGCTGCTGAATAAACCGGCGCGCCGTGAAGTGCAGGTCCCGGTTGAATGGACAGGCTTTACTATTCCGGATGAATTCGTCGTGGGCTATGGTATCGATTACGCACAGCTGTACCGTAACCTACGTTTTATCGGCAAAGTGATCCCGCAAGAGTGA
- a CDS encoding ABC transporter permease, with translation MNSAVYWIAFQSLVRKEINRFTRIWIQTLVPPAITMTLYFVIFGNLIGSRIGDMHGVTYMQFIVPGLIMMAVITNSYSNVSSSFYSAKFQRNIEELLVAPVPNYLIIWGFVAGGVARGLCVGAIVTAVSLFFVPFQVHDPVSVFIMLVLTAILFSLGGLLNAIFAKSFDDISIIPTFVLTPLTYLGGVFYSIELLPPFWQAASHVNPIIYMINGFRYGFIGISDVPMWTSYLVVSLFILALYTTCWWLVKKGTGLRH, from the coding sequence ATGAATAGCGCCGTTTACTGGATCGCGTTCCAGAGCTTGGTTCGTAAAGAAATTAACCGTTTTACCCGAATTTGGATCCAGACTTTAGTGCCACCTGCGATCACCATGACTCTCTATTTTGTTATTTTCGGTAATCTGATCGGCAGCCGGATTGGCGATATGCATGGTGTGACGTACATGCAGTTTATTGTACCGGGTCTGATCATGATGGCGGTGATCACGAACTCTTATTCGAATGTTTCATCGTCATTCTACAGTGCAAAGTTTCAGCGCAATATTGAAGAGCTGCTGGTGGCGCCAGTGCCAAATTATCTGATCATCTGGGGCTTTGTCGCGGGTGGTGTGGCGCGTGGATTATGCGTTGGTGCGATTGTCACGGCGGTGTCATTATTCTTTGTGCCGTTTCAGGTGCATGATCCTGTCAGCGTATTCATCATGTTAGTGCTGACGGCGATCTTATTTTCTCTGGGCGGGTTGTTGAATGCGATTTTTGCCAAGAGTTTTGACGATATCAGCATCATTCCGACGTTTGTACTGACACCACTGACTTATCTGGGCGGGGTGTTTTACTCCATCGAATTATTACCACCGTTCTGGCAGGCTGCTTCGCATGTAAACCCGATCATCTATATGATTAACGGTTTCCGCTATGGCTTTATCGGAATCTCTGACGTGCCGATGTGGACATCCTATCTGGTGGTCTCGCTGTTTATTCTGGCACTTTATACCACTTGCTGGTGGCTGGTGAAGAAAGGGACTGGTTTGCGGCATTAA
- a CDS encoding LacI family DNA-binding transcriptional regulator, whose amino-acid sequence MKQPNRITISNIAELAGVSKATASLVLNGKGDEYRVSEETQQRILLIAEEHRYQPSFHARALRSSRSHTIGLVLPFLTQFTHASLARELESLFRNVGIQIIIACSDEDPEQERVVVNNLLQRQVDGLIVISSNTSDEAYSKIHSYVPVVQLGRQIGDSSLPLIMTDATAATANLIQVLATQYPDEVYYFGGEPGLTPSKQRLEGYALGLQRANVSPRAEWIRQRNYFSYSGYDMMEEVCNELGRSPKALFTASFSLLEGVLQYLNQNPQMQQGLHLASFDDHELLDFMPLRIDSIAQDYTALAFNAFSALMALMEDKPLSAPVTQNIPARIRWRHPESRRLSKLLATDLLPQ is encoded by the coding sequence GTGAAACAACCAAACCGTATTACCATTAGTAACATCGCAGAATTAGCGGGCGTCTCTAAGGCGACCGCTAGTTTGGTATTAAACGGCAAAGGTGATGAATACCGGGTGTCGGAAGAAACGCAGCAACGGATCCTGTTGATTGCCGAAGAACACCGTTATCAACCCAGTTTCCATGCCCGGGCATTGCGTTCGTCACGCAGCCATACCATTGGTCTGGTGCTCCCTTTTCTGACCCAGTTCACGCATGCCAGTCTGGCGCGGGAGCTGGAATCACTGTTCCGTAATGTCGGAATTCAGATCATCATCGCCTGTTCGGATGAAGATCCGGAGCAGGAAAGAGTAGTGGTTAACAATCTGCTGCAACGCCAGGTAGATGGTCTGATTGTTATTTCCAGTAACACCAGTGATGAAGCTTACAGCAAGATCCACAGCTATGTACCGGTGGTACAGCTCGGCCGTCAGATTGGCGATTCCAGCCTGCCGCTGATCATGACCGATGCCACCGCCGCGACCGCCAATCTGATTCAGGTATTAGCCACGCAGTATCCGGATGAAGTCTACTATTTTGGCGGAGAACCAGGTCTCACACCGAGTAAGCAACGGCTGGAAGGGTATGCTCTTGGCCTGCAACGGGCTAATGTTTCGCCCCGTGCAGAATGGATCCGCCAGCGGAATTATTTCTCCTATTCCGGTTATGACATGATGGAAGAAGTCTGCAATGAACTGGGGCGTTCGCCCAAAGCGCTGTTCACGGCTTCGTTTTCTCTGCTGGAAGGTGTGCTGCAATATCTGAATCAGAATCCGCAGATGCAACAGGGCTTACATCTGGCCAGTTTTGATGATCATGAACTGCTGGATTTTATGCCACTGCGCATCGACAGCATCGCTCAGGATTATACCGCCCTTGCCTTCAATGCTTTCAGTGCGCTGATGGCGCTGATGGAAGACAAACCACTGTCTGCACCAGTCACCCAGAATATTCCGGCGCGTATTCGCTGGCGCCATCCGGAATCCCGTCGGCTGAGTAAACTGCTGGCAACTGATTTGCTGCCCCAATAA
- the ispE gene encoding 4-(cytidine 5'-diphospho)-2-C-methyl-D-erythritol kinase: MSTPENMAWPAPAKLNLFLHVNGRRSDGYHELQTLFIFLDHCDWLRFHINNSDLVDIKPALADVPPEQNLIYRAAMLLKQYSTQPLGVMVELDKRLPMGGGIGGGSSDAATTLVALNYLWKINLPVDELAELGRQLGADVPVFVRGHAAFAEGVGEKLLPVEVTQKWYLVLVPECHVSTAEIFRHKDLKRDTPKQNWRELQQGNWHNDCEPLVKKNYPEVEKALRWLIEYAPSRMTGTGACVFAEFKHEHEAREVLALIPTWLRGFVARGENLSPLHVVLQQVYA; the protein is encoded by the coding sequence ATGAGTACACCTGAAAACATGGCCTGGCCGGCTCCCGCCAAACTGAATCTGTTTTTGCATGTAAATGGCCGTCGCAGCGACGGTTACCATGAATTACAGACGTTATTTATTTTCCTCGATCACTGTGACTGGTTACGTTTTCATATTAATAACAGTGATCTGGTGGATATCAAACCAGCGCTGGCAGACGTTCCGCCGGAGCAGAACCTGATCTATCGGGCTGCCATGCTGCTGAAACAATATTCCACGCAACCACTGGGTGTGATGGTCGAACTGGACAAACGTCTGCCTATGGGGGGCGGTATTGGTGGTGGCTCCTCCGATGCAGCAACCACGCTGGTGGCACTGAACTATCTCTGGAAAATAAATCTTCCTGTGGATGAGCTGGCAGAGTTGGGTCGTCAGCTGGGCGCTGATGTGCCGGTGTTTGTCCGCGGACATGCTGCTTTTGCTGAGGGTGTTGGCGAAAAACTACTCCCTGTTGAAGTGACTCAGAAATGGTATCTGGTATTAGTGCCTGAATGCCATGTCTCTACCGCAGAGATATTTCGCCATAAAGATCTCAAACGGGACACTCCCAAGCAGAACTGGCGTGAATTACAACAGGGTAACTGGCATAATGATTGTGAACCATTGGTGAAAAAGAATTACCCCGAGGTTGAAAAGGCCTTACGCTGGTTGATAGAATACGCGCCGTCGAGAATGACTGGTACTGGTGCATGTGTTTTTGCGGAATTTAAGCACGAGCACGAGGCCCGGGAAGTCTTGGCGTTGATACCGACATGGTTACGAGGTTTTGTAGCCAGAGGGGAAAACTTATCACCCCTCCATGTCGTTTTGCAACAGGTTTATGCTTGA
- a CDS encoding sucrose-6-phosphate hydrolase: protein MSEVSLLKQLARSLMTGQLIAASDPHRLHWHLAPPVGLLNDPNGFIEAHGRYHLFYQWNPLACRHGAKWWGHWSSADLVHWCHEPVALLPTEEYEINGCYSGSAVLNDGKITLIYTGNVKYADGSRTAYQCLASESSDGSYQKLGPVISLPEGYTGHVRDPKVWQHDVLWYMVLAAQSPEIKGKVLFYRSEDLQQWQLLGEIAGTHLNGLKEFGYMWECPDLFHLDGQDVLLCCPQGLAAEKYHYLNLYQCGYFVGALDYQQAKFPHGQFHELDLGFEFYAPQTTETADGRRLMFGWLGLPDDNELAQPTVKYGWVNSMTCPRELSLRNGILYQQPVKELQQLRQGNGSQWQGTAAEAPAMAAVSAELLIGVNGPFTLSLRDNATLDWNGECLTLTRHNWRTQEAESRYWFGTLQSLQLLLDSSSLELFINDGEACMTARYFPDPAKQNLHWQGHGQLSIHHWLLSSCVIE, encoded by the coding sequence ATGTCTGAGGTTTCTTTACTGAAACAACTGGCCCGGTCGTTAATGACCGGGCAACTTATTGCCGCCAGTGACCCGCATCGCCTGCACTGGCATCTGGCACCACCGGTTGGCCTGCTGAATGATCCGAACGGTTTCATTGAAGCTCATGGCCGTTATCACCTGTTCTATCAATGGAACCCCCTCGCCTGCCGTCATGGCGCCAAATGGTGGGGACACTGGAGTTCTGCCGATTTAGTTCATTGGTGTCACGAGCCGGTTGCCCTGCTGCCGACGGAAGAGTATGAGATCAACGGTTGTTATTCCGGTTCTGCAGTACTGAACGACGGTAAAATCACGCTGATCTATACCGGCAACGTCAAATATGCCGATGGTTCCAGAACCGCTTATCAGTGTCTGGCCAGTGAAAGCAGTGATGGGTCCTACCAGAAACTGGGCCCGGTTATCTCCCTGCCGGAAGGTTATACCGGCCATGTCCGTGACCCGAAAGTCTGGCAACACGACGTACTCTGGTACATGGTGCTGGCCGCTCAGTCACCGGAAATCAAAGGCAAGGTACTTTTCTACCGTTCTGAAGATCTGCAGCAATGGCAGTTACTCGGTGAGATTGCCGGAACACATCTTAACGGCCTGAAAGAATTCGGTTATATGTGGGAATGTCCGGATCTGTTTCATCTTGACGGTCAGGATGTGTTGCTCTGCTGCCCGCAGGGGCTGGCTGCCGAAAAATATCACTATCTGAATCTGTATCAGTGTGGCTATTTTGTCGGAGCGCTGGATTATCAGCAGGCAAAATTCCCGCACGGCCAGTTCCACGAACTGGATCTCGGGTTTGAGTTTTACGCTCCGCAAACTACCGAAACAGCCGATGGCCGTCGCCTGATGTTTGGCTGGCTTGGCTTGCCGGATGATAACGAGCTGGCGCAGCCTACTGTGAAATACGGTTGGGTTAACAGCATGACCTGCCCGCGTGAGCTTTCACTGCGCAATGGCATTCTGTATCAGCAACCGGTGAAAGAGCTGCAACAGTTACGTCAGGGCAACGGCAGTCAATGGCAGGGAACAGCCGCTGAAGCACCGGCAATGGCCGCAGTATCAGCAGAACTGCTGATCGGGGTTAATGGCCCCTTCACGTTATCGCTGCGGGATAATGCGACACTAGACTGGAATGGCGAATGTCTGACACTGACCCGTCATAACTGGCGTACGCAGGAGGCGGAATCACGTTACTGGTTTGGTACACTGCAGTCATTGCAATTGCTGCTGGACAGCTCTTCGCTGGAGTTGTTTATCAATGACGGTGAAGCCTGTATGACCGCCCGCTATTTCCCTGATCCGGCAAAACAAAATCTGCACTGGCAGGGACACGGACAGCTCTCGATTCATCACTGGTTGTTGTCATCATGCGTGATAGAATGA